Proteins co-encoded in one bacterium genomic window:
- the larC gene encoding nickel pincer cofactor biosynthesis protein LarC produces the protein MKTAYFDCMFGISGDMILGALVAGGMPLDVLTAELEKLGVGGFELKQEQVMRAGIAAVHVDVITGHQHEHRHLSHIRNIIESSTLSSGIKERAVSIFTRLAEAEAKVHDTTPEKIHFHEVGALDAIVDVVGACIGLDYFGVGTVVSTPLSFGTGTVTCAHGVMPVPVPAVVELTKGIPVVRTDRTGELTTPTGAAIITTLASSYGALDNFVAETAGYGAGTRESQAFPNVLRISIGSVTHSANEDHSVLIETNIDNMNPEIFGYLTEKLLAAGAKDVYMCSIFMKKGRPGTLLSILTDDSLKDTMVSMLFSETTTLGVRISRVMRKVLDRKAGTVQTEFGPVRVKTAYIGGSERCAPEYDDCARIARERNIPLMTVYDIIRKCTPS, from the coding sequence ATGAAAACTGCTTATTTTGACTGCATGTTCGGGATTTCGGGAGATATGATTCTGGGAGCGCTTGTTGCGGGCGGCATGCCGCTCGATGTGCTCACGGCGGAACTGGAAAAATTGGGTGTCGGCGGTTTCGAGCTGAAACAGGAACAGGTGATGCGCGCCGGTATCGCGGCTGTCCATGTGGATGTCATCACCGGTCATCAGCACGAACACCGTCACCTTTCACATATAAGGAATATCATCGAATCGAGCACTCTTTCGAGCGGAATCAAGGAACGGGCGGTCAGTATATTTACCCGTCTCGCCGAAGCCGAAGCGAAGGTGCATGACACGACCCCCGAGAAAATCCATTTTCACGAGGTCGGCGCGCTCGATGCAATCGTCGATGTCGTGGGAGCCTGCATCGGTCTCGACTATTTCGGCGTTGGCACGGTTGTTTCGACTCCGCTCAGTTTCGGCACGGGCACGGTTACCTGCGCGCACGGTGTCATGCCGGTTCCCGTCCCGGCTGTCGTGGAGCTGACAAAGGGTATCCCCGTGGTTCGTACCGACCGTACAGGCGAGCTGACAACTCCCACCGGGGCGGCAATTATAACGACGCTTGCATCCTCGTACGGCGCGCTCGACAACTTTGTGGCTGAAACGGCCGGATACGGCGCGGGGACGAGGGAGAGCCAGGCATTTCCGAACGTGCTCAGGATATCCATCGGCAGCGTTACCCATTCCGCAAACGAAGACCATTCAGTTCTGATCGAAACCAACATCGATAACATGAATCCCGAGATTTTCGGGTATCTTACCGAAAAACTGCTTGCCGCGGGTGCCAAAGATGTGTATATGTGTTCTATATTCATGAAAAAAGGGCGTCCCGGGACACTGCTCAGTATTCTCACGGACGATTCCCTCAAAGACACCATGGTCTCGATGCTTTTTTCCGAAACGACTACCCTCGGCGTCCGGATCAGCAGGGTCATGAGAAAGGTTCTCGACCGCAAGGCCGGAACAGTCCAGACCGAATTCGGCCCCGTGCGGGTAAAAACAGCATATATCGGCGGCTCGGAACGGTGCGCTCCGGAATATGACGACTGCGCACGCATCGCCCGTGAAAGAAACATTCCGCTCATGACCGTCTATGACATCATACGGAAGTGTACACCTTCCTGA
- the larB gene encoding nickel pincer cofactor biosynthesis protein LarB, producing MKQSEIQSILEQLHSGGLTVEEAEKLIESHYFGDLGFANVDHHRSRRQGFPEVIFGQNKTTDQIVRIAEEIVKHESVVLATRLSGQALDALDARFPGEYRNDLARTFVVGMPEPAHESTHGTILVISAGTSDLPVAEEAVVTARAMKNDVKSLYDVGVAGIHRLLARRNIIMSASCIVVVAGMEGALASVVGGLVDIPVVACPTSVGYGASFNGLAALLTMLNSCASGVTVVNIDNGFGAGYAASLINRTGLSGKRT from the coding sequence ATGAAACAGAGCGAGATACAATCGATCCTGGAGCAGCTCCATTCCGGCGGATTAACCGTCGAAGAAGCGGAGAAGCTCATCGAGTCACATTATTTCGGCGACCTGGGCTTCGCCAATGTCGATCATCACCGGAGCAGGCGGCAGGGTTTCCCTGAAGTCATTTTCGGTCAGAACAAAACCACCGATCAGATCGTCCGTATCGCAGAGGAAATCGTGAAGCACGAGAGCGTCGTCCTTGCCACAAGATTATCCGGGCAAGCGCTCGATGCCCTTGACGCGCGGTTTCCCGGGGAATACCGGAACGACCTCGCCCGTACCTTCGTGGTCGGAATGCCCGAACCGGCCCACGAATCGACGCATGGCACCATACTCGTGATTTCGGCAGGCACATCCGACCTCCCCGTGGCCGAGGAAGCGGTCGTTACAGCCCGCGCCATGAAAAATGATGTAAAATCTCTCTATGATGTCGGCGTAGCGGGTATTCATCGCCTGCTCGCGCGGCGTAATATCATCATGTCGGCGTCCTGCATCGTTGTGGTCGCCGGTATGGAAGGCGCGCTGGCGAGCGTTGTCGGCGGGCTTGTGGATATACCGGTTGTCGCCTGTCCGACCAGTGTCGGGTACGGCGCCTCCTTTAACGGCCTCGCTGCGCTCCTCACCATGCTCAACTCGTGCGCTTCGGGAGTTACAGTGGTCAATATCGACAACGGCTTCGGGGCGGGATATGCCGCAAGCCTCATCAACCGGACGGGACTGTCCGGTAAACGTACTTGA